In one window of Poriferisphaera corsica DNA:
- a CDS encoding potassium channel family protein: MWEALKTDVHAVWLFLSNLYMVFSHLYWLLILFMLCILMCGVLLSIFDQKSLGKSIYLAFITALTIGYGDVTPHTHRAKVVSIAVGLIGLVVTGVVVAAAIKAAESTIEEIEMRPLLEDMEQESEGYITERSSER, from the coding sequence ATGTGGGAAGCATTAAAAACAGATGTGCATGCGGTGTGGCTGTTTTTAAGCAACTTGTACATGGTTTTCTCGCACCTGTATTGGCTGTTGATCTTGTTTATGCTGTGCATATTGATGTGCGGGGTGTTATTGTCAATCTTTGATCAGAAATCTTTGGGGAAATCAATTTACCTGGCGTTTATAACTGCGTTAACAATAGGTTATGGTGACGTGACGCCACATACGCATCGCGCAAAGGTTGTTTCGATTGCTGTTGGATTGATTGGATTGGTTGTAACGGGAGTCGTGGTGGCGGCAGCAATCAAGGCAGCAGAGTCTACGATTGAAGAGATAGAGATGCGTCCGTTACTTGAAGATATGGAACAAGAGTCAGAGGGTTATATTACAGAACGCAGTTCCGAAAGATGA